Proteins encoded together in one Quercus lobata isolate SW786 chromosome 3, ValleyOak3.0 Primary Assembly, whole genome shotgun sequence window:
- the LOC115982838 gene encoding HVA22-like protein c, with amino-acid sequence MGSSGNNFLQVVAKNFDVLALPLVALVFPLYASIRAIETRSRSDDQQWLTYWVLYSMLTLFELTFAKVLELFPIWPYAKLILSCWLVLPHFNGAAYVYRNFIRPFYRDPTTCQIWYVPRKKNVFKKPDDVLTAAENYIQEHGTEAFENLIATSKAEREARTRRGNNYMIFDDDYIY; translated from the exons ATGGGTTCATCCGGGAATAATTTTCTCCAAGTTGTGGCTAAGAACTTTGATGTTCTTGCTTT gCCTCTAGTCGCTCTTGTTTTCCCATT GTATGCTTCAATCAGGGCTATAGAGACCAGGTCTCGTAGTGATGATCAGCAGTGGCTTACATATTGGGTTCTCTATTCCATGCTCACACTCTTTGAGCTCACTTTCGCTAAAGTCCTTGAATT gTTCCCCATTTGGCCTTATGCTAAGCTAATTCTTTCATGCTGGTTGGTCCTACCGCACTTCAATGGGGCAGCATATGTTTATCGAAACTTCATTAGACCATTCTATAGGGACCCAACAACTTGTCAAATCTGGTATGTCCCACGAAAGAAGAACGTCTTCAAAAAGCCAGATGATGTTCTAACAGCTGCAGAGAATTATATTCAAGAACATGGAACGGAAGCATTTGAAAATCTTATAGCCACTAGCAAG GCTGAAAGGGAAGCAAGAACCAGGAGGGGCAACAATTACATGATCTTCGATGATGATTATATTTATTGA